A stretch of the Natribaculum luteum genome encodes the following:
- the rdfA gene encoding rod-determining factor RdfA, translating into MTDKTDNRRRTKVERVIDDYDLEGWGARLEAEWIGDGTERTSLRDLATKFNLAVLRAALRDAGMSTITADVESTYHTLTDDDVSQSDKIRKRRELERNGVDVDEVLSDFVTHQAVHTYLTNVREAELTRDDEDRAERKKETIQRLANKTRVVTDSTLDELVRADLLTDSDYDVFVNVRVVCDKCGTDYGVDELIEQGGCDCQ; encoded by the coding sequence ATGACTGATAAAACGGATAATCGAAGACGAACCAAGGTCGAGCGGGTAATAGACGACTACGACCTCGAGGGGTGGGGTGCGCGTCTCGAAGCAGAGTGGATCGGCGACGGTACCGAACGGACGAGTCTGCGCGATCTCGCGACCAAATTCAATCTCGCCGTGTTACGAGCGGCGCTGCGCGATGCGGGAATGTCGACGATCACGGCCGACGTCGAGAGCACGTACCACACGCTTACGGACGACGACGTCTCTCAATCTGACAAGATCCGAAAACGACGCGAACTCGAGCGCAACGGGGTCGACGTCGACGAGGTTCTTTCGGACTTCGTCACGCATCAAGCGGTCCACACGTACCTCACGAACGTTCGGGAAGCCGAGCTCACGCGGGACGACGAAGATCGCGCCGAACGCAAAAAAGAGACCATCCAGCGGTTAGCGAACAAGACGCGAGTCGTCACGGACTCGACGCTCGATGAACTGGTCCGCGCTGACCTATTGACTGACAGTGACTACGATGTATTCGTTAACGTTCGCGTCGTCTGTGACAAGTGCGGGACTGATTACGGGGTCGACGAACTGATCGAACAGGGCGGGTGTGATTGCCAGTGA
- a CDS encoding redoxin domain-containing protein, producing the protein MVHVGEKAPDFVVPRADGDAYNDVAEFTLSEALGDGPIVLAFYPAAFTSGCTEEMCSFRDSMDAFEDLDAQVYGISVDLPFAQNIWIQEHDLNFSMLSDWNHDVIHQYDVVLEDMYGLVEAAQRSVFVLDDEGTVVYKWVRDGDNPDFDAFVMEVRDAVAEAAGE; encoded by the coding sequence ATGGTACACGTTGGTGAGAAGGCACCGGATTTCGTGGTTCCACGGGCAGACGGGGACGCATACAACGACGTCGCGGAGTTCACCCTGTCGGAGGCGCTCGGCGACGGACCGATCGTCCTTGCGTTCTACCCGGCGGCGTTCACGAGCGGGTGCACCGAGGAGATGTGCTCGTTCCGCGATTCGATGGACGCGTTCGAAGACCTCGACGCGCAGGTCTACGGGATCAGCGTCGATCTACCGTTTGCCCAGAACATCTGGATCCAGGAGCACGATCTCAACTTTTCGATGCTCTCCGACTGGAACCACGACGTCATCCACCAGTACGACGTCGTTCTCGAGGACATGTACGGACTGGTCGAGGCAGCCCAGCGGAGCGTCTTCGTCCTCGACGACGAGGGCACCGTCGTCTACAAGTGGGTTCGCGACGGCGACAATCCGGACTTCGACGCGTTCGTCATGGAGGTTCGCGACGCGGTTGCGGAAGCCGCCGGCGAGTGA